Proteins encoded together in one Sander lucioperca isolate FBNREF2018 chromosome 17, SLUC_FBN_1.2, whole genome shotgun sequence window:
- the LOC116060774 gene encoding RING finger protein 150-like, with protein MCKMNILKALGIALNADCLDDLPLDYDLVVGGVGVGGVGALALEAVVSGASSDGMLSDGDSAVVLDPGVRRMGLPQDYQDPDTLRDSPLTATTDTHTGELQPMASSASVASLVITVETGLSDEEGSTEQSHLGDKS; from the exons ctGAACGCAGACTGCCTGGACGACCTGCCGCTGGACTACGACCTGGTGGTGGGCGGGGTGGGCGTGGGAGGAGTCGGGGCGCTGGCCCTGGAGGCCGTGGTGTCCGGGGCGTCCAGCGACGGCATGCTCAGCGACGGTGACTCCGCGGTGGTGCTGGACCCCGGGGTGCGGCGGATGGGACTCCCTCAGGACTACCAGGACCCCGACACGCTGAGAGACAGCCCTCTGACGGCCaccacggacacacacacgg GCGAGCTGCAGCCAATGGCGAGCAGCGCCTCGGTGGCGTCCCTGGTCATCACCGTGGAAACGGGTCTCTCAGACGAGGAGGGGTCCACAGAGCAGTCTCATCTGGGGGACAAGTCCTGA